One Nostoc punctiforme PCC 73102 DNA window includes the following coding sequences:
- a CDS encoding serine/threonine-protein kinase has protein sequence MICCLNPNCENPQNPDGTNYCLSCGTQLRSLLRNRYRIIAPLGRGGFARTYVAEDIDKLNERCVVKQLVLSQFYGSQGTHAHQKATQLFEREAKRLQELGEHLQIPNLYGYFKEGEYLYLVQQFIEGQNLLQELKQYGFFDEGKIRSFLNDLLSVLVAIHQQQIIHRDIKPENIIRRKSDNKLVLIDFGVSKQKAETTTTAIGTIIGSLGYAPIEQMQFGKVFPSSDMYSLGITCFHLLTNISPSNFWLKQGYGWTSSWRKHLTQPISQELELILDKLLQENHEQRYQSAQAVLQDLNNLPPLRHTLPPTVISPSKLLESQSQTQQKTTGYLPQFSNSKLFSGAIITGSGSSLLTIALISFLGTTWISSGLWLLILGGVILIQSRSLLEKSYLIVIAIIANSLIVLTFKSLLTNNLLQSGINGLLLVVLLVLLAGFLTLIIVSMSEIINKLISKYF, from the coding sequence ATGATCTGCTGCCTAAACCCCAATTGCGAGAATCCCCAAAATCCTGATGGGACAAATTACTGCCTCAGTTGCGGGACACAGTTGCGATCGCTACTCAGAAATCGTTACCGTATAATCGCACCATTAGGGAGAGGAGGGTTTGCACGCACATACGTAGCAGAGGATATAGACAAGCTAAACGAACGATGTGTTGTTAAGCAACTGGTTCTCAGTCAATTTTATGGCAGTCAAGGTACTCATGCACATCAAAAAGCAACTCAATTATTTGAACGAGAGGCCAAACGTCTACAAGAATTAGGGGAACATCTACAAATTCCCAATTTGTATGGTTATTTTAAGGAAGGTGAATATCTATATTTAGTGCAGCAGTTTATCGAAGGTCAAAATCTGTTGCAGGAGTTAAAACAATACGGTTTTTTTGATGAAGGTAAGATTCGATCTTTTTTGAATGATTTATTATCTGTGCTGGTTGCCATACATCAACAGCAAATAATTCATCGAGATATTAAGCCAGAAAATATTATTCGCCGTAAGAGTGATAATAAGTTAGTACTAATTGATTTTGGGGTTTCAAAGCAAAAGGCGGAAACTACAACCACTGCAATTGGGACAATTATTGGTTCATTAGGTTATGCACCAATTGAGCAAATGCAATTTGGTAAAGTTTTTCCTTCCAGTGATATGTATAGTTTAGGCATAACTTGCTTTCATCTACTAACAAATATTTCTCCCTCGAATTTCTGGCTCAAACAAGGCTATGGTTGGACTTCTAGTTGGCGAAAGCATTTAACACAACCCATAAGTCAAGAATTAGAATTGATTCTGGATAAATTACTCCAAGAAAATCATGAGCAGCGTTATCAATCTGCACAGGCTGTCTTACAAGACTTGAATAATCTACCACCACTAAGGCATACATTACCTCCTACAGTCATTTCACCTTCTAAACTATTAGAGTCACAATCACAAACTCAACAAAAAACAACTGGGTATCTACCACAATTCTCTAATAGCAAATTATTCTCTGGAGCCATAATTACAGGTTCAGGTAGTTCATTGTTAACGATCGCACTTATTAGTTTTTTAGGCACTACTTGGATTAGCTCTGGATTGTGGTTGCTAATTTTAGGTGGGGTAATCTTAATTCAATCTCGTTCGCTTTTGGAAAAGAGTTATTTAATTGTGATTGCTATAATAGCAAATTCACTAATTGTATTGACTTTCAAAAGTTTGCTCACAAACAATCTTCTCCAATCTGGAATTAATGGACTTTTGCTTGTAGTATTGCTAGTTTTACTTGCAGGTTTTTTGACGCTTATTATTGTGAGTATGTCAGAAATAATAAACAAACTTATTTCTAAATATTTTTAA
- the typA gene encoding translational GTPase TypA — protein sequence MTLPIRNVAIIAHVDHGKTTLVDALLKQSGIFREGEDVPDCVMDSNALERERGITILSKNTAVRYKETLINIVDTPGHADFGGEVERVLGMVDGCLLIVDANEGPMPQTRFVLKKALEKGLRPIVIINKIDRGKTDPHVAVDKVLDLFLELGADEDQCDFTYLFASGMAGFAKESLEAESVDMQPLFNAILQHVPPPVGDSNKPLQLQVTTLDYSEYLGRIVIGRIHNGTIRSGQQAALVTEDGTIVKGKITKLMGFDGLKRVEMEEATAGYIVAVAGFADAYIGETITDPNEPQALPLIKVDEPTLQMAFWVNDSPFAGQEGKLVTSRQIRDRLFRELETNVALRVEETDSPDKFLVSGRGELHLGILIETMRREGFEFQVSQPQVIYREINGQPCEPYELLVLDIPADSVGSCIERLGQRKGEMQDMQPGSGDRTQLEFVIPARGLIGFRGEFMRMTRGEGIMNHSFLDYRQLSGDIEARNKGVLISFEEGVSTFYAMRNAEDRGAFFITPGTKVYRGMIVGEHTRSQDLELNICKTKQLTNHRAAGGDELVQLQAPIDMSLERALEYIAADELVEVTPQSIRLRKMSKKLAKR from the coding sequence ATGACGCTCCCAATTCGCAACGTCGCCATTATCGCCCACGTTGACCACGGCAAAACTACGCTGGTTGACGCACTCCTCAAACAATCCGGCATTTTCCGCGAAGGCGAAGACGTTCCGGATTGCGTTATGGACTCCAACGCCCTAGAACGGGAACGGGGTATTACTATCCTGTCCAAAAATACGGCAGTTCGCTACAAAGAAACACTAATCAATATTGTTGATACTCCTGGACACGCTGACTTTGGTGGCGAAGTTGAACGCGTACTCGGCATGGTTGACGGATGTCTTCTGATTGTCGATGCCAATGAAGGCCCCATGCCCCAAACACGCTTTGTTCTCAAAAAAGCTTTAGAAAAAGGGCTGCGCCCCATTGTTATTATCAACAAAATCGACCGTGGTAAAACTGACCCTCACGTTGCTGTCGATAAAGTTTTGGATCTGTTCTTGGAATTAGGGGCAGACGAAGACCAGTGTGATTTTACCTATCTGTTTGCCTCCGGTATGGCAGGTTTCGCCAAGGAAAGCTTGGAAGCAGAATCGGTAGATATGCAACCCCTGTTTAACGCGATTCTGCAACACGTTCCACCACCAGTAGGCGACAGCAATAAGCCTCTGCAATTGCAAGTTACAACCCTAGATTATTCTGAATATCTGGGACGGATTGTCATTGGCAGAATTCACAACGGTACTATCCGCTCAGGACAGCAAGCGGCTTTAGTTACAGAAGATGGCACCATTGTCAAGGGTAAAATTACCAAGTTGATGGGCTTTGATGGACTGAAGCGCGTAGAGATGGAAGAAGCAACCGCAGGTTATATTGTCGCGGTGGCTGGTTTCGCGGATGCTTATATTGGGGAAACAATTACTGACCCCAATGAACCGCAAGCTTTACCACTCATTAAAGTAGATGAACCAACCTTGCAAATGGCCTTCTGGGTAAATGATTCGCCCTTTGCTGGTCAAGAAGGTAAGTTGGTAACATCAAGACAAATACGCGATCGCCTATTCCGCGAACTCGAAACCAACGTTGCTTTGCGTGTCGAAGAAACCGATTCTCCCGATAAATTCCTTGTTTCCGGTCGGGGAGAACTCCACTTGGGTATCTTAATTGAAACCATGCGTCGGGAAGGCTTCGAATTTCAGGTATCTCAGCCACAGGTAATTTACCGCGAAATCAACGGTCAACCTTGCGAACCTTACGAACTCCTGGTGTTAGACATTCCTGCTGATAGTGTGGGTAGCTGTATTGAACGCCTGGGACAACGCAAAGGCGAAATGCAAGATATGCAACCAGGTAGTGGCGATCGCACCCAGTTAGAGTTTGTCATTCCTGCTCGTGGATTGATTGGTTTCCGGGGTGAATTCATGCGGATGACCCGTGGTGAAGGCATCATGAACCACAGTTTCCTAGACTACCGTCAACTCAGTGGTGATATTGAAGCCCGTAACAAAGGCGTTTTAATCTCCTTTGAAGAAGGCGTTTCTACCTTCTACGCCATGAGAAATGCCGAAGATAGAGGAGCATTCTTTATTACTCCCGGCACAAAGGTTTACAGAGGCATGATCGTGGGAGAACACACTCGTTCTCAAGATTTGGAACTAAATATCTGTAAGACCAAGCAGTTGACCAACCACCGGGCTGCTGGTGGCGATGAATTGGTGCAACTGCAAGCACCGATAGATATGAGCCTAGAGCGTGCTTTGGAATACATCGCCGCCGATGAATTGGTGGAAGTTACACCCCAATCG